The genomic interval CCGTGCCGGCGTCGACCCGGGCACCGTGCGCCACTGGTTCGGGGACAAGGCTCACCTGTTTGCCGCCACCATCGGTCTGTCCGGCGTCGATCCGGGCGCGGTCGCGCGGGCCGCCGTCGAGGGCCCGCTCGGCAGTGTCGGTGAGCGGATCGTGCGCCACGTCCTGGACGTCTGGGATGCCGACGACGGCGGTGCCGGCATCCGCATCGCGCTGCCTGTCGCGCTGAGCGACCCCGAACGGCGGGCGCTGCTGCCGCAGTTCCTCGGCGCGGAGGTGCTCGGCCCGATCGCCGCGCGACTCGACCCGGCCAGTGCGCGTCTGCGGGCTTCGCTTGCGGCGACGCAGATGGTGGGCGTGCTGCTGGCGCGTTACGTCGTCGGGCTCGAGCCCATCGCGTCGCTGCCTGCCAGGGAGGTCGCCGCACTTGTCGGGCCGACGCTCCAGCACTATCTCGTCGGCGAGCTCGATCTGCCCGGTGGGGGCCAGGGCTCGGGCGTTGCGCTGGGGGAGTCCGCGACGCACAATTCCTCGCATGGTGAATAAACCGCCGGGCGACGCCGTCGCGCCCGCCGTGCGCGTCCGCGGGCTGACCGTGGTCCGCGGCGGCATCACGATCCTCGAAGGTCTCGACCTCGACGTCCCCGCCGGGCAGGTCGTGGGCCTGCTCGGCCCCTCCGGCTCGGGCAAGACGACGCTCATGCGCAGCGTCGTCGGGGTCCAGGCCAACGTGGCCGGCGAGCTCCGGGTGCTCGGCGAGCCCGCCGGGTCGCCGTCGCTGCGCCGTCGCGTCGGCTACGTGACCCAGGCGGCGTCGGTCTACGCCGACCTGTCGGTCGCCGAGAACCTTCAGCACTTCACCGCGCTCGCGGGCCTGCGCGGCGCCGCCGGGCGGGACGCGGTCACGGCCGCGATCGACGCCGTCGACCTCGGCGGGCACGAGCGGCAGCAGGTCGGCTCGCTCTCGGGCGGCGAGCGCTCGCGCGTCTCGCTCGCGGCCGCCCTGGTGGGCGACCCCGAGCTGCTGGTGCTCGACGAGCCGACCGTCGGCCTCGACCCCGTGCTGCGGCGTGACCTGTGGGAGATGTTCCACCGGCTCGCACGCCAGGGCCACACCCTCCTCGTGTCGAGCCACGTCATGGACGAGGCCACGCGCTGCGACCGCCTGCTGCTGCTGCGCGCAGGCACGCTCGTCGCCGACACC from Xylanimonas allomyrinae carries:
- a CDS encoding ABC transporter ATP-binding protein, which codes for MVNKPPGDAVAPAVRVRGLTVVRGGITILEGLDLDVPAGQVVGLLGPSGSGKTTLMRSVVGVQANVAGELRVLGEPAGSPSLRRRVGYVTQAASVYADLSVAENLQHFTALAGLRGAAGRDAVTAAIDAVDLGGHERQQVGSLSGGERSRVSLAAALVGDPELLVLDEPTVGLDPVLRRDLWEMFHRLARQGHTLLVSSHVMDEATRCDRLLLLRAGTLVADTTPDALLADTGAPDAERAFLTLIDRAAGGTR
- a CDS encoding TetR/AcrR family transcriptional regulator; its protein translation is MRGVARRAGVDPGTVRHWFGDKAHLFAATIGLSGVDPGAVARAAVEGPLGSVGERIVRHVLDVWDADDGGAGIRIALPVALSDPERRALLPQFLGAEVLGPIAARLDPASARLRASLAATQMVGVLLARYVVGLEPIASLPAREVAALVGPTLQHYLVGELDLPGGGQGSGVALGESATHNSSHGE